One part of the Vicia villosa cultivar HV-30 ecotype Madison, WI linkage group LG6, Vvil1.0, whole genome shotgun sequence genome encodes these proteins:
- the LOC131613675 gene encoding uncharacterized protein LOC131613675, translating to MDTRIDTVKEAKRHTHTYSFFREPLTALEGLSLLMTAFCLKSFTDNYRNYLTLLETVVDTPALQTLMQLYDPEMRCFMFQDYQLAPTLEDIKEVSDDWKLSGGVSGFPLKFLIRKAKEEFEKKNWNAYNTLLVVAIYGIVMFPNVPNFVDSDAVHIFMGKNPIPTLLADTYYAVHSRYEKSGGAITCCLQLLFIWLLSLLPSKGSFVKTRGTLKWTHRIMSLTSYDIQWPKYRINISEVIVGCGEFDNVPLVGTRGCINYNPVVSLGQLGYTLKDKPADHLIAETVYFEKGSDPEKLKRIIVAWKKIRKHYGAHLGKKESLALTPYVKWIEKQVGNLLLPYDKVAPLQKQPPLILSEFVPTELYKDALVTNYRLHEREQETNLKFFEEREAKMRLMHQLKQVEGASSSQASVQRRPYELLKEDLHHKQRECLQLQRSESSPKRQKRDTDKQLAEEKAKSARLEEELTRLRAQRRGDGGAHSIIRRS from the exons ATGGACACTCGCATTGATACTGTCAAGGAAGCAAAGAGACATACGCACACCTACAGCTTTTTCCGAGAGCCGTTGACCGCCTTAGAGGGTTTGAGTTTGTTGATGACCGCTTTCTGCTTGAAGAGTTTCACAGACAATTATAGGAATTATTTGACTTTATTGGAAACCGTGGTTGATACTCCTGCTTTGCAAACTTTGATGCAATTATATGATCCTGAAATGAGGTGTTTCATGTTCCAGGATTACCAGTTGGCTCCGACATTGGAAGA cataaaagAAGTATCTGATGATTGGAAGTTGAGTGGAGGTGTCTCGGGATTCCCTTTGAAGTTCTTGATAAGAAAAGCTAAAGAGGAATTTGAGAAAAAGAATTGGAACGCGTACAATACATTGCTTGTTGTGGCTATTTACGGGATTGTGATGTTCCCGAATGTTCCCAATTTTGTCGACTCGGACGCGGTACACATCTTCATGGGAAAGAATCCTATTCCTACATTGTTGGCTGATACCTATTATGCCGTTCATTCCCGATATGAGAAAAGTGGCGGTGCTATAACTTGTTGCCTTCAGTTGTTGTTCATCTGGCTCCTCTCTTTGTTGCCCAGCAAAGGATCTTTTGTGAAGACAAGGGGGACACTCAAGTGGACCCACAGGATTATGTCTCTTACTTCTTACGACATCCAATGGCCAAAGTACCGAATTAATATTTCTGAGGTGATTGTTGGGTGCGGTGAGTTCGATAATGTTCCTTTGGTTGGTACTAGAGGTTGCATCAATTACAATCCCGTGGTATCTTTGGGTCAGTTGGGGTATACCTTGAAAGACAAGCCGGCGGATCATTTAATAGCGGAGACGGTCTATTTCGAGAAGGGGTCGGATCCGGAAAAATTGAAGAGGATAATTGTGGCTTGGAAGAAAATCCGTAAGCATTATGGAGCTCATTTAGGGAAGAAAGAATCGCTTGCTCTGACACCGTATGTTAAGTGGATTGAAAAGCAGGTCGGAAACTTGTTGCTGCCATATGACAAGGTCGCACCacttcaaaagcaacctcctttgaTTCTATCTGAATTTGTGCCAACAGAACTTTACAAGGATGCTTTGGTTACCAACTACAGGCTGCACGAAAGGGAACAAGAGACCAACTTGAAATTCTTTGAAGAAAGAGAGGCAAAGATGAGATTAATGCACCAGCTCAAGCAAGTTGAAGGTGCGAGTTCAAGTCAGGCAAGTGTCCAGAGGCGTCCTTATGAGTTGTtaaaggaagatttgcatcacaaGCAGCGAGAGTGTCTACAGTTACAGAGATCAGAGAGTAGTCCCAAGAGGCAGAAGCGGGATACAGATAAACAGCTAGCGGAAGAGAAGGCCAAGTCTGCTCGACTTGAAGAAGAATTAACAAGACTCCGAGCCCAACGGAGAGGAGATGGAGGAGCTCATTCTATCATCAGACGATCCTAG